One window of Rasiella rasia genomic DNA carries:
- a CDS encoding T9SS type A sorting domain-containing protein has protein sequence MKKIYILAAFVAFAFSANAQIDFEDNFDFYNLGDLDAQSPQWRSWSGIPSSGDDAEVVDSQALSGTQSLLIPGNEASDMVLLTPLQPTDGEYTIQFWARIAAGKSAYFNMQADLTPEGTAWNQALMGGNVYFNCDGASGGVGSVAGVIDCSASNFTFAYPEDEWFKVTCVYDLDGEEWAMSINDTEQFSGAPFEFGTQLFVQLAGLNFFSASANNEMFIDDVVMGRDINLNTDEFSTANFSMFPNPVRDVLNIHSKYNVEAITVYDVLGKEVISANPGVANATIDMSKLSSGAYLVNVRINGASKTVKVVK, from the coding sequence ATGAAAAAAATTTACATTTTAGCAGCATTTGTAGCCTTTGCCTTTAGCGCAAACGCTCAGATAGATTTTGAAGATAATTTTGACTTTTACAATTTAGGCGATCTTGACGCTCAAAGTCCACAATGGAGATCATGGAGTGGTATTCCTAGTAGTGGTGACGACGCTGAAGTTGTAGACTCACAAGCTTTGTCTGGAACACAGTCTTTACTTATTCCAGGTAACGAAGCTTCAGATATGGTATTATTAACGCCGCTACAACCAACAGATGGTGAATATACAATTCAGTTTTGGGCTAGAATAGCAGCTGGAAAATCAGCATACTTTAACATGCAAGCAGATTTAACTCCTGAAGGAACTGCTTGGAATCAAGCCTTAATGGGTGGTAATGTTTACTTTAACTGTGATGGTGCTTCTGGTGGAGTTGGAAGTGTTGCAGGAGTAATTGACTGTTCTGCATCTAACTTTACATTTGCATATCCAGAAGACGAATGGTTCAAAGTAACTTGTGTTTACGATCTTGATGGTGAAGAGTGGGCTATGAGTATTAATGATACTGAGCAATTTTCTGGTGCTCCTTTCGAGTTTGGAACACAATTATTTGTTCAATTAGCAGGACTTAACTTTTTCTCTGCTTCTGCAAACAACGAAATGTTCATCGACGATGTTGTAATGGGTAGAGATATCAACCTTAACACAGATGAGTTTTCTACTGCTAACTTTAGCATGTTCCCTAATCCAGTAAGAGATGTTTTAAACATTCATTCTAAATATAATGTTGAAGCAATCACTGTATACGATGTATTAGGAAAAGAAGTAATTTCTGCAAACCCAGGTGTTGCAAATGCTACAATAGACATGAGCAAACTTTCTTCTGGAGCTTACTTAGTTAATGTACGTATTAACGGTGCATCAAAAACTGTAAAAGTAGTGAAGTAA
- a CDS encoding methylmalonyl-CoA mutase family protein, with product MNTQTPYTPKNKVRIVTAASLFDGHDAAINIMRRIIQATGVEVIHLGHDRSVEEVVNTAIQEDANAIAMTSYQGGHNEYFKYMYDLLQEKNAGHIKIFGGGGGVILPSEIEELMEYGITRIYSPDDGRELGLQGMINDLVKTSDFAIGDTLNGEVDRLSDKEPGAIARVISSAENFPDVAKEALEKIHEHNKSLATPVLGITGTGGAGKSSLVDELVRRFLLDFPEKTIGLISVDPSKRKTGGALLGDRIRMNAINSPRVYMRSLATRQSNLALSKYVAETIEVIKAAHYDLIILETSGIGQSDTEIIEHSDVSLYVMTPEFGAATQLEKIDMLDFADLVAINKFDKRGSLDALRDVKKQYMRNHQLWDTPQDKLPIFGTIASQFNDPGMNTLYKAIMDQLVEKTKADLTSTFEVTDEMSEKIFVIPPARTRYLSEISENNRAYDKTASAQAEVAQKLYGIFKTLETISGSLPKIDQSGIVSESIASSNENADLLKLLLAEFDKTKMNLDPYNWEVITTWDEKVNRYKNPVYTFKVRDKEIKIDTHTESLSHSQIPKVALPKYQAWGDVLRWCLQENVPGEFPYTAGLYPFKRTGEDPARMFAGEGGPERTNRRFHYVSHGLPAKRLSTAFDSVTLYGNDPGLRPDIYGKIGNAGVSICCLDDAKKLYSGFDLSHPMTSVSMTINGPAPMLLGFFMNAAIDQNCEKYITENGLEEEVEAKISALYKGEKRPKYQGDLPEGNNGLGLMLLGVTGDQVLPQDVYKTIKAETLQQVRGTVQADILKEDQAQNTCIFSTEFALRLMGDVQEYFIEKQVRNFYSVSISGYHIAEAGANPISQLAFTLANGFTYVEYYLSRGMDINKFGPNLSFFFSNGIDPEYSVIGRVARKIWAKALKHKYGANPRAQMLKYHIQTSGRSLHAQEIDFNDIRTTLQALYAIYDNCNSLHTNAYDEAITTPTEESVRRAMAIQLIINKELGLAKNENPIQGSFIIEELTDLVEQAVLEEFDRLTERGGVLGAMETMYQRSKIQEESLYYETLKHTGEFPIIGVNTFLSSKGSPTVQPAEIIRATEEEKQYQIEVVEALNKRNKTHVASLLKDLQQRSINNENIFEALMEVCKYTSLGEITNALFEVGGQYRRNM from the coding sequence ATGAATACACAAACTCCATATACTCCCAAAAATAAAGTTCGTATTGTAACGGCAGCCTCCCTTTTTGACGGTCACGACGCCGCCATTAACATTATGCGACGAATAATCCAAGCCACAGGGGTTGAGGTCATACATTTAGGTCACGATAGAAGCGTAGAAGAAGTTGTAAACACCGCAATTCAAGAAGATGCTAATGCTATTGCAATGACATCGTACCAAGGTGGACATAATGAGTACTTTAAGTATATGTACGACCTGTTGCAGGAAAAAAATGCTGGACATATAAAGATATTTGGCGGCGGTGGCGGTGTAATTTTACCTTCGGAAATAGAAGAACTAATGGAGTATGGGATTACTCGTATTTATTCTCCAGATGATGGCCGTGAATTGGGGCTGCAAGGTATGATAAATGATTTGGTAAAAACTTCAGATTTTGCAATTGGTGACACCCTAAATGGAGAAGTAGATAGACTTTCAGACAAAGAACCAGGAGCTATTGCTCGCGTTATTTCTTCCGCAGAAAACTTTCCAGATGTTGCGAAAGAAGCACTAGAAAAAATTCATGAACACAACAAATCACTTGCAACTCCAGTGTTGGGTATTACGGGTACAGGAGGGGCAGGAAAATCGTCTTTGGTAGATGAACTTGTACGACGGTTTTTACTAGATTTTCCAGAGAAAACTATCGGCTTAATTTCTGTAGATCCTTCAAAAAGAAAAACAGGAGGTGCGTTGCTTGGAGACCGTATTAGAATGAACGCCATTAATTCTCCACGAGTATACATGCGCAGTTTAGCCACAAGACAAAGTAATCTTGCCTTGTCAAAGTATGTTGCTGAAACTATAGAAGTGATTAAGGCGGCACATTATGACCTCATTATTCTTGAAACTTCTGGTATTGGGCAGAGCGACACAGAAATTATTGAACATAGTGATGTGTCATTATATGTTATGACACCAGAATTTGGGGCAGCTACGCAATTAGAAAAGATTGATATGCTCGATTTTGCCGATTTGGTAGCGATCAATAAATTTGATAAACGCGGTTCCTTAGATGCGCTTCGAGATGTTAAAAAGCAATACATGCGAAACCATCAGCTGTGGGATACGCCTCAAGATAAACTTCCAATTTTTGGTACTATAGCGTCGCAGTTTAACGACCCAGGAATGAACACCTTGTACAAGGCCATTATGGATCAATTAGTGGAAAAGACAAAAGCCGACCTTACAAGCACTTTTGAAGTGACTGATGAGATGAGCGAAAAAATCTTTGTGATTCCACCAGCCAGAACTCGCTATCTGTCAGAAATTTCAGAAAACAACCGAGCCTACGATAAAACGGCGAGCGCACAAGCCGAAGTAGCCCAAAAGCTCTACGGAATTTTTAAAACTCTAGAAACTATCTCAGGGTCATTACCCAAAATTGACCAGAGTGGCATTGTTTCAGAATCTATTGCATCTTCCAACGAAAATGCAGATCTGTTGAAATTGTTGTTGGCAGAATTCGATAAGACAAAAATGAATCTGGACCCTTATAATTGGGAAGTAATCACAACTTGGGATGAAAAGGTAAACCGCTATAAAAACCCGGTATATACGTTTAAAGTGCGTGATAAAGAAATAAAAATAGATACACACACCGAAAGTTTATCGCATAGTCAAATACCTAAAGTGGCTTTGCCTAAATACCAAGCATGGGGTGATGTTTTACGCTGGTGCTTACAAGAAAATGTACCTGGCGAATTTCCTTATACCGCAGGATTATATCCTTTTAAGAGAACAGGGGAAGACCCTGCACGAATGTTTGCAGGAGAAGGGGGTCCCGAGAGAACCAATAGACGTTTTCATTATGTAAGTCATGGGCTGCCAGCAAAAAGATTGTCTACGGCTTTCGATAGTGTTACACTGTATGGTAATGATCCAGGATTACGTCCAGATATTTATGGTAAAATAGGTAATGCAGGTGTGTCTATTTGTTGCTTAGACGATGCGAAGAAGTTGTACTCTGGGTTCGATTTAAGTCACCCAATGACTTCGGTGAGTATGACAATAAATGGTCCCGCACCTATGTTGTTAGGGTTTTTTATGAACGCAGCTATCGATCAAAATTGTGAAAAGTATATCACAGAAAATGGCCTAGAAGAAGAAGTTGAAGCTAAAATTTCAGCTTTATATAAAGGAGAAAAGCGACCAAAATACCAAGGAGATTTACCAGAAGGTAATAATGGTCTTGGTTTAATGTTGCTTGGTGTAACAGGAGATCAAGTATTGCCTCAAGACGTGTACAAAACTATAAAGGCTGAAACGTTACAACAAGTACGTGGAACGGTACAAGCAGATATTTTAAAAGAAGATCAGGCGCAGAACACCTGTATTTTTTCCACAGAGTTCGCCTTACGACTAATGGGCGATGTGCAAGAATATTTCATCGAAAAGCAAGTCCGAAACTTTTATTCGGTGTCTATTAGTGGCTATCATATTGCAGAAGCAGGTGCTAATCCTATTTCTCAATTAGCGTTTACACTTGCTAACGGATTTACCTATGTGGAGTATTACTTGAGTCGTGGAATGGATATCAATAAATTTGGACCAAATTTATCCTTTTTCTTTAGTAACGGTATAGATCCAGAATATTCGGTAATTGGACGTGTGGCACGAAAAATTTGGGCAAAGGCATTAAAGCATAAATACGGTGCTAATCCGCGTGCACAAATGCTGAAATATCACATTCAGACCTCAGGACGTTCGTTACATGCCCAGGAGATAGATTTTAACGATATTAGAACAACGTTACAGGCTTTGTACGCTATTTACGATAACTGTAATTCTTTGCATACTAACGCCTACGATGAAGCCATTACAACTCCTACAGAAGAAAGTGTGCGTCGTGCTATGGCAATACAGCTCATTATTAATAAGGAGTTGGGCTTAGCAAAAAATGAAAATCCAATTCAGGGAAGTTTTATTATTGAAGAGCTAACCGATTTGGTAGAGCAGGCTGTTTTAGAAGAATTTGACCGTTTAACAGAGCGGGGCGGGGTGCTTGGAGCAATGGAAACCATGTACCAGCGCAGTAAGATACAGGAAGAAAGTTTGTATTATGAAACGTTGAAACATACAGGAGAGTTTCCAATAATTGGGGTTAATACTTTTTTAAGTAGTAAAGGGTCTCCAACTGTGCAACCTGCAGAGATTATACGGGCTACTGAAGAAGAGAAACAGTATCAGATAGAAGTAGTAGAGGCATTAAATAAGCGAAATAAAACGCATGTAGCCTCATTGTTGAAAGACCTTCAGCAGCGCTCAATTAACAATGAAAATATCTTTGAAGCACTTATGGAAGTGTGTAAATATACTTCCTTAGGCGAAATTACAAATGCCTTGTTTGAAGTAGGAGGGCAGTATAGAAGAAATATGTAA
- a CDS encoding Lrp/AsnC family transcriptional regulator → MQLDSLNWKILQRLQNNSRLSNSEIGRQVGISSPAVSERIKKMEDAGVILGHRTVVSPFETGYQLKAIITLRAFMGKLKPFLEKVKTYDEVLNCYRITGNENIVMEVVLRNQKHLEDFIDQLISYGETKTQIVLSHVVANNSIRPIDTLKR, encoded by the coding sequence ATGCAGCTAGATTCACTTAATTGGAAAATTTTACAAAGGCTTCAGAATAATTCGAGACTTAGTAATTCAGAAATAGGGCGACAGGTTGGTATAAGTTCGCCAGCTGTATCTGAACGTATAAAAAAAATGGAAGATGCTGGTGTTATTCTTGGACATAGAACAGTTGTTTCTCCCTTTGAAACTGGTTATCAGTTAAAGGCAATTATTACATTACGTGCTTTTATGGGGAAGTTAAAACCATTTCTGGAAAAAGTAAAGACCTACGATGAGGTGCTAAATTGCTACAGAATTACGGGTAATGAAAATATTGTTATGGAAGTGGTTTTAAGAAACCAAAAACATCTTGAAGATTTTATAGACCAGCTTATCTCTTACGGGGAGACCAAAACACAAATCGTTTTGTCGCATGTAGTAGCGAACAATAGCATTAGACCTATAGATACTTTGAAGCGTTAA